One part of the Andrena cerasifolii isolate SP2316 chromosome 4, iyAndCera1_principal, whole genome shotgun sequence genome encodes these proteins:
- the LOC143368529 gene encoding uncharacterized protein LOC143368529, whose product MERRRSMVALLGLILFLKSSDVESESGTNGHSYSRYSHHRQKRLFWITNDGRIALPPGTIMTITPTLALPFVRYPPYGFLSNMTISLPFTIDFDKLGLTDNENPYGALPSAFEATTRDQASTTAEFIAAFVKRQLSKREAIADLPTNAFYGGERALLYGTAEDMLANFGLNGKACLLRAICEIQGHPLSNFGLIGEMLKLFFTASKSPFANLLQDYVEAERRGKFHGECWPYFKDCPKSLFRSSENRYTKDAFHENAVAAEPVEIKPEGVDQRSSSIHSTERSQREAQLPRNSKHAMHPSM is encoded by the exons atggaaaGGAGGAGGAGCATGGTGGCATTACTCGGATTGATTTTATTCCTGAAATCGTCGGATGTCGAAAGCGAAAGCGGCACGAATGGGCATTCTTATTCGAGATACTCTCATCATCGGCAGAAGAGACTATTTTGGATAACCAACGATGGCCGAATAGCTTTACCGCCAGGCACGATAATGACGATAACTCCCACGCTAGCGTTACCGTTCGTTAGATATCCACCCTATGGCTTTCTCAGTAACATGACCATCAGTCTCCCTTTCACCA TCGATTTTGACAAGCTTGGTCTTACCGACAACGAAAACCCATATGGCGCTCTGCCATCGGCGTTCGAAGCTACCACGAGGGATCAAGCTTCGACCACGGCAGAGTTTATTGCGGCGTTTGTAAAGCGTCAACTTAGTAAGAGGGAGGCGATCGCGGATCTGCCAACAAATGCATTTTATGGGGGCGAAAGAGCCCTTTTGTACGGTACCGCCGAGGACATGCTCGCGAATTTTGGTTTAAACGGAAAGGCCTGCCTGCTAAGAGCGATCTGCGAGATACAAGGACACCCGTTGAGCAATTTCGGTCTTATCGGGGAAATGCTGAAACTCTTTTTCAC TGCCAGTAAGTCACCGTTTGCAAATCTCTTACAAGATTATGTTGAAGCTGAAAGAAGAGGAAAATTTCATGGAGAATGCTGGCCTTACTTCAAGGATTGCCCGAAATCGTTATTTCGTTCATCAGAAAATAGATATAC GAAAGATGCATTTCACGAGAACGCTGTCGCTGCTGAACCAGTCGAGATAAAACCGGAAGGTGTGGATCAACGTTCTTCATCGATCCACTCAACAGAACGATCGCAGAGGGAAGCTCAATTGCCTCGAAATTCCAAACACGCGATGCACCCTTCTATGTAG